The DNA region CTTCTCCAAGAACACGGAGCGGCCGGTGGTCACCAAGCAGGACGCCGTGGGCCTGGCCCTGGGCATCCAGGGCATGTACCACGACGCCGGCTCGGGCCAGGACGTGGAGTGGAAGACGCACCGCACCCTCATCGGCATGCTGCTGTTCATCATCATCGGCGTGATGGCGGGCATGTTCGGCCTGGGCGCCGGCTGGGCCAACGTTCCTGTCCTCAACCTGCTGATGGGCGCACCGCTCAAGGTTTCGGTGGCGACATCCAAGTTCTTGCTCTCCATCACGGACACCTCGGCCGCGTGGATCTACCTCAACCAGGGCTGCGTCATTCCGCTTATGGCGATTCCCTCCATCATCGGCCTCATGCTCGGCTCCTTCGTGGGCGTGAAGGTGCTGGCCGTGGTGAAGCCCAAGATGATCCGCTACATCGTCATCGTCGTGCTCCTGTTCGCAGGCCTCAAGGCGGTCGACAAGGCCCTCGGCATCGGACTGCTGGGCT from Oceanidesulfovibrio marinus includes:
- a CDS encoding sulfite exporter TauE/SafE family protein; its protein translation is MVHNLLERWHLFLASALGLVLASPIAAMAQEAAATAGPVDTHPWWFWPLILLVFCFILGIVAVLAGVGGGVLYVPLVSGFFPFHIDFVRGAGLMVALAGALAAGPGLLKRNMASLRLALPMALIASTCAIIGAVLGLYLSSLDPRIVQGCLGGTIVFIAGLLFFSKNTERPVVTKQDAVGLALGIQGMYHDAGSGQDVEWKTHRTLIGMLLFIIIGVMAGMFGLGAGWANVPVLNLLMGAPLKVSVATSKFLLSITDTSAAWIYLNQGCVIPLMAIPSIIGLMLGSFVGVKVLAVVKPKMIRYIVIVVLLFAGLKAVDKALGIGLLG